In Magnetospirillum sp. XM-1, a single window of DNA contains:
- the istB gene encoding IS21-like element helper ATPase IstB produces MTTSAETALPQVLLAHHLKTLKLPTFLREYDKLAQLCAAEGVDHPRYLLRLAELELIERERRTVERRIREARFPAVKSLDSFDFTAIPSLNKMLVLDLARCDYITRRENVIALGNSGTGKTHTALALGLAACQHGFSVGFTTAAGLVSQMMEARDEKRLLKLQSQIQAYKLLIIDELGYVPLSPTGAELLFEAFSQRYERGSTIVTSNLPFDEWTSVFGSERLTGALLDRLTHHVHILEMNGESYRLAHSKARRRKAASPGSTTPPDIINPDTGEIITP; encoded by the coding sequence ATGACGACATCCGCCGAGACGGCTCTGCCGCAGGTTCTGCTGGCCCATCACCTGAAAACCCTCAAGCTGCCGACCTTTCTGCGCGAATACGACAAGCTGGCCCAGCTCTGCGCCGCCGAGGGCGTCGACCATCCCCGCTATCTGCTGCGGCTGGCTGAACTGGAGCTGATCGAGCGGGAACGACGGACGGTCGAGCGCCGCATCCGAGAGGCCCGGTTCCCAGCGGTCAAATCGCTCGACAGCTTCGACTTCACCGCCATCCCGTCGCTCAACAAGATGCTGGTGCTCGATCTGGCGCGTTGCGACTACATCACCCGGCGCGAAAACGTCATCGCGCTGGGCAATTCCGGCACCGGCAAGACGCACACGGCCCTAGCCCTTGGGCTGGCGGCCTGCCAACACGGCTTCTCGGTCGGCTTCACCACTGCGGCCGGACTGGTCAGCCAGATGATGGAGGCCCGCGATGAGAAGCGTCTGCTCAAGCTCCAGAGCCAGATCCAAGCATACAAGCTGCTCATCATTGATGAACTGGGCTACGTGCCACTGTCGCCCACCGGCGCCGAACTGCTGTTCGAGGCGTTCAGCCAACGCTACGAACGCGGCTCCACCATCGTCACCTCGAACCTGCCATTCGACGAGTGGACTTCGGTGTTTGGCTCGGAACGTCTGACCGGCGCACTGCTCGACCGTCTCACCCATCACGTCCACATTCTGGAGATGAACGGCGAGAGCTACCGTCTTGCGCATTCCAAGGCACGGCGACGGAAGGCCGCTTCGCCCGGATCAACCACACCACCGGACATCATCAATCCAGACACCGGCGAGATCATCACCCCCTGA
- the hisI gene encoding phosphoribosyl-AMP cyclohydrolase, translated as MPAIDSAAVLPKLKFNADGLVPAIAQQFDTGEVLMMAWMNAESVAETLETGRVCYFSRSRGGLWRKGETSGQQQRLKDFLIDCDGDTILLKVDQDGVACHTGRRTCFYTAARAEGLTEVAKVQVSPEELYKK; from the coding sequence ATGCCCGCAATCGATTCCGCCGCCGTGCTGCCCAAGCTCAAGTTCAACGCCGATGGGCTGGTGCCCGCCATCGCCCAGCAATTCGACACCGGCGAGGTGCTGATGATGGCCTGGATGAACGCCGAATCGGTGGCCGAGACCCTGGAAACCGGCCGGGTCTGCTATTTCTCGCGCTCGCGCGGCGGATTGTGGCGCAAGGGCGAGACCTCGGGCCAGCAGCAGCGGCTCAAGGACTTCCTGATCGATTGCGACGGCGACACCATCCTTCTGAAGGTGGACCAGGACGGCGTCGCCTGCCACACCGGCCGGCGCACCTGCTTTTACACCGCCGCCCGGGCGGAAGGCCTGACCGAGGTGGCGAAGGTGCAGGTCTCGCCCGAGGAACTGTATAAGAAGTAA
- a CDS encoding GTP-binding protein → MSLIPVTVLTGFLGSGKTTLLNHLLAQPGLADTAVLINEFGSVGLDHLLVRQVAEDVVLLQSGCLCCTVRGDLVEGMRDLFIKRVRGEIPEFNRMIIETTGLADPAPIIHTLMSDPLISSRYKLDGIVATVDAVNGDRTLDAQAEAVKQAAVADRLVLTKADIADPVAVEVLRARLRRLNPAAPIIVAVQGKLEPRDILDAGLFNAGSKIPDVAGWLNEEAYRAHQHAHHDHHHHHDANRHDAHIQAFVFTATEPVSWMALGFALELMISSKGENLLRIKGIVNARESEDPLAIHGVQHVFHPPAPLPGWPDDDHRTRIVFITRDLSRQAVEDLLKGVLALDETQQSH, encoded by the coding sequence ATGAGCCTCATTCCCGTCACCGTCCTGACCGGCTTTTTGGGCAGCGGCAAGACCACCCTTTTGAACCACCTGCTGGCCCAGCCGGGTCTGGCCGACACCGCCGTGCTGATCAACGAGTTCGGCTCGGTGGGCCTCGATCATCTGCTGGTGCGTCAGGTGGCCGAGGATGTGGTGCTGCTGCAATCGGGCTGCCTGTGCTGCACGGTGCGGGGCGATCTGGTCGAAGGCATGCGCGACCTGTTCATCAAGCGGGTGCGGGGCGAAATCCCCGAATTCAACCGCATGATCATCGAGACCACCGGCCTGGCCGACCCCGCCCCCATCATCCACACCCTGATGAGCGATCCGCTGATCTCCAGCCGCTACAAGCTGGACGGCATCGTCGCCACGGTGGACGCGGTCAACGGCGACCGTACCCTGGACGCCCAGGCCGAGGCGGTGAAGCAGGCGGCGGTGGCCGACCGGCTGGTGCTGACCAAGGCCGACATCGCCGATCCCGTCGCAGTGGAGGTGTTGCGCGCCCGGCTGCGCCGCCTCAACCCCGCCGCGCCGATCATCGTCGCGGTGCAGGGCAAACTGGAGCCCAGGGACATCCTTGATGCCGGGCTGTTCAACGCCGGGAGTAAAATTCCCGATGTGGCCGGTTGGTTGAACGAGGAAGCCTACCGCGCCCACCAGCACGCCCATCACGACCACCATCATCACCACGATGCCAACCGCCACGATGCTCACATCCAGGCATTCGTCTTCACCGCCACCGAGCCGGTGTCGTGGATGGCGCTGGGCTTCGCGCTGGAGCTGATGATCTCGTCCAAGGGCGAAAATCTGCTGCGCATCAAGGGCATCGTCAACGCCCGCGAATCCGAGGACCCGCTCGCCATCCACGGGGTGCAGCACGTCTTCCATCCCCCCGCCCCCCTGCCCGGCTGGCCCGACGACGACCATCGCACCCGCATCGTCTTCATCACCCGCGACCTGTCGCGCCAAGCGGTGGAAGACCTGCTGAAGGGCGTGCTGGCCCTGGACGAAACCCAACAATCCCACTAG
- the istA gene encoding IS21 family transposase, with protein MKPVDLYLLVRQSVFVEGRSRRETARLFGIARKTVDKMCAFSVPPGYRRKEPAARPKLDRFTGIIDQILANDPKMPVKQRHTAKRIFERLKAEHGFTGGYTIIKEYVAEQRLRSKEMFVPLYHPPGHAQVDFGEALAVIGGVECKIHFFCMDLPHSDATFVKAYPAETTEAFLDGHVAAFDRFGGLPVSILYDNTTLAVAKILGDGKRKRTRAFTELQSHYLFTDRFGRPGKGNDKGKVEGLVGYARRNWMVPKPVAADFDAFNAMLLARSLEHHGDVLRGHHQTIGERLAADLAVFRPLPAAPFEPCDKRPGRVSSLSLVRYRCNDYSVPTQFGHREVLVKGFVDEVVIAHGNEVIARHPRSYDSADFVFDPLHYLALLEQKTGALDQAAPLQGWQLPDVFAELRRLLEARMDKRGRREFVQVLRLLEVFPLAPVTAAIRDAIERGAIAFDAIKHLTLCRIERRPPRLDLSAYPFLPGTEVKTTAAADYMALLGEAA; from the coding sequence ATGAAGCCCGTGGATCTTTATCTGTTGGTGCGGCAATCGGTCTTCGTTGAAGGCCGGTCCCGGCGAGAGACTGCGCGTTTATTCGGCATTGCGCGCAAGACGGTAGACAAGATGTGCGCGTTTTCGGTGCCGCCGGGGTATCGGCGGAAGGAGCCAGCCGCACGGCCGAAGCTGGACAGGTTCACCGGGATCATCGACCAAATTCTGGCCAATGACCCCAAGATGCCGGTGAAGCAGCGACATACGGCAAAGCGGATCTTCGAGCGTCTCAAGGCCGAGCACGGGTTCACCGGCGGCTACACCATCATCAAGGAATATGTGGCCGAGCAGCGGCTTCGATCGAAGGAGATGTTCGTGCCGCTATACCATCCGCCCGGCCATGCGCAGGTGGATTTCGGCGAGGCGCTGGCCGTAATCGGCGGGGTGGAGTGCAAGATCCACTTCTTCTGCATGGACCTGCCGCACTCTGATGCGACCTTCGTAAAGGCGTATCCGGCGGAGACCACCGAGGCGTTTCTGGATGGTCACGTGGCCGCGTTCGACCGTTTCGGCGGCCTGCCGGTGTCGATCCTCTACGACAACACGACGCTGGCGGTGGCCAAGATTCTCGGCGACGGCAAGCGGAAGCGGACGAGGGCCTTCACCGAGCTGCAGTCCCACTACCTGTTCACGGATCGCTTCGGCCGTCCCGGCAAGGGCAATGACAAAGGCAAGGTCGAGGGGTTGGTGGGCTACGCCCGGCGTAACTGGATGGTGCCCAAGCCGGTGGCCGCTGATTTTGACGCGTTCAATGCCATGTTGCTGGCTCGCAGTCTGGAGCACCACGGCGATGTGCTGCGGGGCCACCACCAGACCATAGGTGAGCGGCTGGCCGCTGATCTTGCTGTCTTCCGTCCATTGCCTGCCGCCCCCTTCGAGCCGTGCGACAAACGCCCCGGCCGGGTCAGTTCGCTCAGCCTGGTGCGCTACCGCTGTAACGACTATTCGGTGCCGACCCAGTTCGGTCACCGCGAGGTGCTGGTGAAGGGGTTTGTCGATGAGGTGGTGATTGCCCACGGCAACGAGGTGATCGCCCGTCATCCCCGGTCATACGACAGTGCCGACTTCGTGTTCGATCCCCTGCATTATCTCGCCCTGCTGGAGCAGAAGACCGGCGCACTGGACCAAGCCGCTCCACTCCAAGGATGGCAATTGCCCGATGTGTTCGCCGAGTTGCGCCGCCTGCTGGAAGCCCGCATGGACAAACGTGGCCGACGGGAGTTCGTTCAGGTTCTGCGACTGCTGGAGGTCTTCCCGCTGGCGCCGGTGACGGCGGCGATCAGGGATGCCATCGAGCGCGGCGCCATCGCCTTCGATGCCATCAAGCACCTGACCTTATGCCGGATCGAGCGGCGTCCGCCGCGACTGGATCTGTCGGCCTATCCCTTCCTGCCTGGCACGGAGGTCAAGACCACGGCCGCCGCCGATTACATGGCCTTGCTGGGAGAAGCGGCATGA
- a CDS encoding zinc ABC transporter substrate-binding protein, which produces MRKTLATALLLFGLAAPFSPVRAEAPDVLVSIKPLHSLVAAVMAGVGEPGLIVAGSASPHGYAMKPSDARAAERAKLVVWVGPALESWLERPMARRKDGLAMLSLPGLIRLDAREGGAWDSHDHDHHGKHQDETDPHVWLDPRNAQLLAGAVAERLAALDPANAPRYAANAEALKRRLAALDAEIAAQLAPVAKRPYVVFHDAHQYFEARYGLSPAGAITVDPERPPGAKRMAQLRDRLKATGASCVFGEPGAPSATAAALAEAAGARMGRLDPEGLLVAAGPDSYVQQMKGLAGALAECLSAR; this is translated from the coding sequence ATGCGGAAGACCCTGGCGACAGCCCTTCTCCTGTTCGGCCTTGCCGCCCCGTTCTCCCCCGTCCGGGCCGAGGCGCCGGATGTGCTGGTCAGCATCAAGCCCCTGCACTCCCTGGTGGCGGCGGTGATGGCGGGCGTGGGCGAACCCGGCCTGATCGTGGCGGGCAGCGCGTCCCCCCACGGCTACGCCATGAAGCCTTCCGACGCCCGCGCCGCCGAAAGAGCCAAACTGGTGGTCTGGGTCGGTCCGGCCCTGGAATCCTGGTTGGAACGCCCCATGGCCCGGCGCAAGGACGGGCTGGCCATGCTGTCGCTGCCCGGCCTGATCCGCCTGGACGCCCGCGAGGGCGGAGCCTGGGACAGCCACGACCACGACCACCACGGCAAGCATCAGGACGAGACCGACCCCCATGTCTGGCTCGATCCGCGCAACGCCCAGCTGCTGGCCGGGGCGGTGGCCGAGCGCCTTGCCGCCCTCGACCCCGCCAACGCGCCGCGCTACGCCGCCAACGCCGAAGCCTTGAAGCGGCGGCTGGCCGCCCTGGACGCCGAGATCGCCGCCCAACTGGCCCCGGTGGCCAAGCGGCCCTATGTGGTGTTCCACGACGCCCACCAGTATTTCGAGGCGCGCTACGGCCTGTCGCCGGCCGGAGCCATCACCGTCGATCCCGAGCGTCCGCCGGGCGCCAAACGCATGGCCCAGCTGCGCGACCGGTTGAAAGCGACGGGAGCGTCCTGCGTCTTCGGCGAGCCGGGCGCGCCGTCGGCCACCGCCGCCGCCCTGGCCGAGGCGGCGGGTGCCAGGATGGGGCGGCTGGACCCGGAAGGCCTGCTTGTGGCCGCCGGCCCCGATTCCTATGTGCAGCAGATGAAGGGACTGGCCGGCGCCCTTGCCGAGTGCCTTTCCGCCCGCTAA